A genomic segment from Manis pentadactyla isolate mManPen7 unplaced genomic scaffold, mManPen7.hap1 scaffold_297, whole genome shotgun sequence encodes:
- the LOC130682344 gene encoding uncharacterized protein LOC130682344, with product MRNQPRGDPFSVSCAPDPRQTQLAPETKGRLASWLQRVQALFQTPVRELRPLSSASAPAELEDIPAEASALRQGPKLEPQEPSGLVRRATAVMVPGLTEPEPCPDPMSPWDIPGVVSAPVPGPELEPHEPLVPGPVAPAGMAPGLAEPEADPEPTRACVAITRHVWRKEEWTILAFPHGLVAEQLTLICAFPVIQSEITMQRKLAKVYDLEPDERFRCFAQAVEPLDEEESYSLSCQLEPPGQGAGRK from the exons ATGCGAaatcagccccggggtgaccctttctctgtgtcctgcgctccagacccacggcagacgcagctggctccagagacaaagGGAAGGCTGGCTTCGTGGCTACAGCGAGTCCAGGCGCTCTTTCAGACCCCTGTGCGGGAGCTACGGCCATTGTCATccgcctcagcccctgcagagctggAGGACATCCCAGCAGAGGCCTCAGCTCTGAGGCAAGGACCCAAGCTGGAGCCCCAGGAGCCCTCAGGCCTGGTGCGCAGAGCAACTGCCGTGATGGTACCAGGCCTTACAGAGCCAGAGCCATGTCCAGACCCCatgagcccctgggacatcccaggagtggttTCAGCCCCGGTgccaggccccgagctggagccccatgagcccttgGTCCCGGGTCCCGTGGCACCTGCAGGAATGGCACCGGGACTGGCAGAGCCAGAGGCGGACCCGGAGCCCACCCGCGCCTGTGTCGCCATCACCCGGCACGTGTGGAGGAAGGAGGAGTGGACCATTCTGGCATTTCCCCATggcctggtggccgagcagctgaccctgatcTGTGCG TTCCCTGTCATCCAAAGTGAGATCACCATGCAGAGGAAGCTGGCCAAGGTGTATGACCTGGAGCCTGATGAGCGCTTCCGGTGCTTTGCCCAGGCcgtggagcccctggatgaggaggagAG ctacagcctgtcctgccagctggagcccccaggccagggggcCGGCAGAAAGTGA